The DNA segment CCGCCTGCGCGCCTGCGAAGGCATCCGCCGCCTGGTGCGCGAGACAGAACTTAACGCCGGTGACTTTGTGTACCCACTGTTTGTGGTGCCTGGTAACAATGTGAAGCAGGAAATACCGTCCTTGCCGGGCAACTATCATTTTTCACCCGATATGGCCGTGGCGGCGGCGCGTGAAGCCTATGACCTTGGCATCCCGGCCGTGCTGGTGTTTGGCCTGCCGGAATACAAAGATGCGCAGGGCGCTAGCGCCTGGGACGCCAAGAGCCCTGTCCAACAGGCCATCCGCCGCATCAAACAGGCCTTGCCCGACCTGGTGGTGATCAGTGACGTCTGCCTCTGCCAGTATACCGATCATGGCCACTGTGGCCTAGTGAGGGACGGGCGCATTGACAACGACCCCACCTTAGAACTTCTGGCCAGGGTGGCCCTAAGCCACGCCGAGGCCGGCGCCGACATGGTGGCGCCCTCGGATATGATGGACGGCCGGGTACGGGCCATCCGCGATGCGCTTGACGGCGCCGGCTTCAGCGAAGTGTCGGTCATGTCCTATGCGGCAAAATACGCTTCGGCATTCTACGGACCCTTCCGCGATGCCGCCAATTCGGCGCCCCAGTTCGGTGACCGCCGTACCTATCAGATGGATCCGGCCAATGCCCGGGAAGCGCTACGTGAAGTAGCGTTAGACATTGAAGAAGGTGCCGACATCGTCATGGTAAAACCCGCGTTGGCTTATCTCGACATCATTCGCCAGGTCAAGGACAGATTTGACCTGCCGGTGGCCTGCTACAATGTGAGCGGCGAGTATGCTATGGT comes from the Thermosinus carboxydivorans Nor1 genome and includes:
- the hemB gene encoding porphobilinogen synthase, encoding MTNPFIRPRRLRACEGIRRLVRETELNAGDFVYPLFVVPGNNVKQEIPSLPGNYHFSPDMAVAAAREAYDLGIPAVLVFGLPEYKDAQGASAWDAKSPVQQAIRRIKQALPDLVVISDVCLCQYTDHGHCGLVRDGRIDNDPTLELLARVALSHAEAGADMVAPSDMMDGRVRAIRDALDGAGFSEVSVMSYAAKYASAFYGPFRDAANSAPQFGDRRTYQMDPANAREALREVALDIEEGADIVMVKPALAYLDIIRQVKDRFDLPVACYNVSGEYAMVKAAAAKGWIDERRIVLELLLGMKRAGADIIITYHALDAVRWLKGE